A segment of the Candidatus Sumerlaea chitinivorans genome:
TTCATCGATGACGAAATTAAAGCCCAACAGAGATTCCAGTAGACCCATTAGGCACGCAACCGGATGTCGGCGATCGCTTTTTTCGCCAGTTTATTTTTCGGGTCGAGCTCAAGTACCCGCTGGAACTCAGCCAACGCGGCTCGCCGATCCCCCTTGCGCAGCAGCGTATCGGCGATTTCATAGTGCAGTTCCCAAGCGTTGGGCATGAGCTTGAGCAGCTCTTTGAAGTGGACCAGCGCCTGAGTATAATGTCCCCCTTCTTTCAGTTTCTTTCCCACGGCGAGCCGGGCCCGCGTGATGGAATCCTTAATTGCTAGGTTTTTCGGATCAGTGATGAGCGCCCGACGCCACGTGTTGAAAGCCATTTCGAATTTCCCCGCATTCAGATACGCCCAGCCAAGCAGATTGACGACATCCAAATTCTTGGGATGCTCGGCATGGAGCTTCTTTAGCTCTTCAACGGCTTCGTCGAACTTGTTCTCTTCCATTAGGGTGGCCGCGATCTGATATCGGGCCTCAAAATCATTGGGATTGAATTTCAGGATCTCGCGATACTGTTCGACGGCTTCTTGCTTGGTTTCGGGTGTGGGGACGCTCTGAAGGGCCTTGCCACCGTGGTGCTTGTGAACCTCGATGATACAGTTGCGGAGGTATTCGTCGTCCGGGCGCTTATCGAGTTCCATCTTCCAGCGCCGCACGACTTCATTCCAGTACTTCATCGCTTTATCGTGTAACCCGGCTTGCTCGCACGCGATGGCAAGATTGTGAATAATGGCGAGATTCTCCGGATCCATCTCCAGAGCCTGTTCCCAGAGTCGGATTGCGTCATCCGTAAGATCGTGCAGCGCGTAGTAATAGGCCAGATGCACAAAAGCAAAAAACAGGTTGTTCTTTGCGCGCTGGTGCGTTGGGTCTAGCCGCAAAACTGCCTGCCAATCCTTGATGGCTTCTGCCCAAAGTTTCTTTTGGGCGTTGCGGTAGCTTCGTTTCATGAGATTGAGGATGAGGGCAGGTTTGACGGCAGGATTGTCAG
Coding sequences within it:
- a CDS encoding TPR Domain containing protein, with translation MAEQSAYAILNVRKGADEQEIKRAYVELVKRYDPEKHTERFMVIQSAYERLRDPRKRAKEDVFTYNYLKGEFVFAPEEKEEDPLPEVLARIRDLERQLAEQPDNPAVKPALILNLMKRSYRNAQKKLWAEAIKDWQAVLRLDPTHQRAKNNLFFAFVHLAYYYALHDLTDDAIRLWEQALEMDPENLAIIHNLAIACEQAGLHDKAMKYWNEVVRRWKMELDKRPDDEYLRNCIIEVHKHHGGKALQSVPTPETKQEAVEQYREILKFNPNDFEARYQIAATLMEENKFDEAVEELKKLHAEHPKNLDVVNLLGWAYLNAGKFEMAFNTWRRALITDPKNLAIKDSITRARLAVGKKLKEGGHYTQALVHFKELLKLMPNAWELHYEIADTLLRKGDRRAALAEFQRVLELDPKNKLAKKAIADIRLRA